A segment of the Silvanigrella paludirubra genome:
CATAAATGCTAAAATTAATAAAACATTAAATACCATTGCCACATTTGCAACAAGGCCAGATAAACCATAAATAAACAACATCACAACAACAACAAGGATTGCTGCAACTATTGTAGAAATCACACCAGCATGAATATTTTGTGCGCCTTCTGTAGGGCCTATTTGTCTTTCTTCAACAACTTTAACAGAAGCGGGCAAGGCACCTGCACGTAAAACTAAAGCGAGATCTTGAGCTTGTTTCATTTGCTCAGCCATATTAATCCCACTACCCATTGTAATAGAAGCATTTCCACCTGTAATAGGTGCTTTTACATAAGGAGCACTTTGAAGATTTCCATCTAAAATAATAGCGACTTCATGAGGAGCATTTTTAGAATCCGCTGCTTGAGTTGTAATTTCACCAAAAAGTTTTGCACCTTGTGGTTTAAACTTTAAAGAAACAGAATATTGTGGAATATAATTTTCTGCAGTTTGAACAGATTGTGCATCTTCAATTAAATCACCTGTTAATTTAGCATGTGATTCAACTAAATATGGAAAATTAGAAATAACTTTCCCTGCTTGTGCGCCTTGTCCATAAATTCTTTTTAAAATAATTGTCGCATTTTTTGGAAGTTTATTATTATCACGCAACCATTGAGATAAAGTTTCGATAGTTGTAGGTAAAGTATCTTCCTCAGAAATTTTTAAAGATTTTCTAGCTTCAGATAATAAGACAGGAAGCTGTTCTTGAGTAATGGAATTTAAAACCAATCTAAAATCAAGTTGCGCTGTGTTACCGAGAAGCTGTTTTGCTCTTTGCGTGTCTGACATTCCAGGTAATTCAACAACAATACGTGTATTTCCTGCCTGAAAAATATTTGGTTCTGAAACGCCAAATTGATCAATACGATTACGAATGGTATTAATTGCCTGTTGCATTAATTGTTTTTCAAAATCGGCAACATAAGTTTTATTTGCTCTAAAATAAAGAGTGTTACCTATTGTTTTTTCATATAAGAGTAACAGAGTTTGCTCATTAATTCTTTTTTGAAAAGCTTGTACTTGAGCTAAATTTTCTATTTCAACAGTAGCCGATAAATCTTCATTAACTTTAAAAGATCCTGTTTTAATTCCTTCATTTAAAATAGTTTCTTTTGCTCTTGTAATTGCACGAATAATGGAGTCTTGAACTGCTTTTTCAACTTCAACATTTAAAGTTAATGAAAGTCCGCCCTTTAAGTCGAGACC
Coding sequences within it:
- the secD gene encoding protein translocase subunit SecD, whose amino-acid sequence is MQDKMPMPPVWWIKSIIILCALIFGVLYTLPTFFGNPSEWQRDANGVPVKWHERIAENILPSSRVNLGLDLKGGLSLTLNVEVEKAVQDSIIRAITRAKETILNEGIKTGSFKVNEDLSATVEIENLAQVQAFQKRINEQTLLLLYEKTIGNTLYFRANKTYVADFEKQLMQQAINTIRNRIDQFGVSEPNIFQAGNTRIVVELPGMSDTQRAKQLLGNTAQLDFRLVLNSITQEQLPVLLSEARKSLKISEEDTLPTTIETLSQWLRDNNKLPKNATIILKRIYGQGAQAGKVISNFPYLVESHAKLTGDLIEDAQSVQTAENYIPQYSVSLKFKPQGAKLFGEITTQAADSKNAPHEVAIILDGNLQSAPYVKAPITGGNASITMGSGINMAEQMKQAQDLALVLRAGALPASVKVVEERQIGPTEGAQNIHAGVISTIVAAILVVVVMLFIYGLSGLVANVAMVFNVLLILAFMALFGATLTLPGIAGIVLTMAIAVDGNVVINERIREEIRSGFNQKQAFYKGYTTSFRTLIDAHITSAVAGIVLMIYGNPTVKGFAVTLLCGIVCTLFTSYYVTEVIGQWLVERTKIKRFG